ACACCGCCGGGCAGCAAAGAATTGCCGCCGTCGCCCGTTAAGGGCGTGGCAGCGATGCAGGGTGCAGTCGGACCCTGAAAATAAGTGGTCTCAGGTTCTAAAAGGGGCGCGATTTTGGCGTCACACCTGTGATCATGTTAAAAACCCTGGAGTTTTTCATGCCTAAGATGAAAACCAAGAGCGGTGCCAAGAAGCGCTTTCGCGTGCGTCCTGGCGGTACCGTCAAGCGTGGTCAGGCCTTCAAGCGTCACATTTTGACGAAGAAGACCACCAAGAATAAGCGTCACCTGCGCGGTGCCGTCGGCGTTCATGAGTCTGATCTGAACTCCGTACGCGCAATGCTGCCCTTCGCTTAAACCCCGACTTAGATAGGAGAGAAACATGCCTCGAGTCAAACGTGGGGTCACCGCACGGGCCCGCCATAAGAAAGTCATCGCAGCAGCCAAGGGTTTCCGCGGCCGCCGCAATAACGTCTTCCGCATCGCCAAGCAAGCGGTCATGCGCGCTGGGCAATACGCCTACCGCGATCGCCGCAACAAGAAGCGCGTGTTCCGCGCCTTGTGGATTGCGCGTATCAATGCAGGTGTGCGTCAGCACGGTATGACCTACAGCGTGTTCATCGCTGGTCTGAAGAAGGCCTCGATCGAACTCGACCGCAAGGTGCTGTCCGACATGGCCATCAACGACAAGCCGGCATTTGCCGCGATTGTCGCTCAGGTGAAAGCCGCCGTCGCAGCCTAAGCTGTAGTTAGCGTATAGCGCGTTTTAGTGCGCGCCGTTCGCCAAGAGGGGGCTCTCATCGGAGCCCCCTTTTGTTTTTCGCTTGCCTTTCCGCTTGTTTTCGCTGGTACACGCGGCCATTCCGACCGCCTAACTTGAGTCTGTAGCATATGGATCTGGAACTTATCGTCAGCGAAGCGCAGCGTGCGTTCGCCGCCGCTCCCGACGCCGCCGCGCTGGAAAACGAGAAAGCCCGCTTTCTCGGCAAGACTGGCCAACTGACCGAGTTGCTCAAAGGCCTCGGCAAGCTTGATCCCGAAACGCGCAAGACCGAAGGCGCACGGATCAACGCGGCCAAGCAACAGATCGAAGGCGCCCTGCAGGCGCGCCGCCAGGCCATGGCCGATGCGCTGCTCGATGCGCGCCTGTCGGCCGAGGCTATCGACGTCACGCTGCCCGGCCGAGGCCTGGGCGCTGGCAGTCTGCACCCTGTGCTCACCACCTGGGAGCGCGTTGAACAGATTTTCCGTTCCATCGGATTCGACGTGGCCGACGGCCCCGAGATCGAAACCGACTGGTTCAACTTCACTGCCCTGAACAGCCCAGAGAACCATCCGGCGCGTTCGATGCAGGACACCTTCTACGTCGAAGGCAATGACGATGCGGGCAAGCCGCTGCTGCTGCGCACGCATACGAGCCCGATGCAGGTGCGTTATGCGCGCATGAACAAGCCGCCGATCAAGGTGATCGCGCCGGGACGTACGTATCGTGTCGACTCCGATGCCACGCACTCGCCGATGTTCCATCAGGTCGAAGGCCTGTGGATCGCCGAAGACATCAGCTTCGCGGACCTGAAGGGCGTGTACACCGACTTTCTGCGCAAGTTCTTCGAACGCGACGACATTCAGGTGCGTTTCCGCCCGTCGTACTTCCCGTTCACGGAGCCGTCCGCCGAAATCGATATGCAGTTCGAGACCGGCAAGAACGCCGGCAAGTGGCTGGAGATTTCGGGATCGGGGCAGGTGCACCCGTCAGTGGTCCGTAATATGGGTCTCGACCCCGAGCGCTACATCGGTTTCGCGTTTGGCTCGGGCCTGGAGCGTCTGACGATGCTGCGCTACGGCGTGCAGGATCTGCGTCTGTTCTATGAGAACGATCTGCGCTTCCTGCGCCAATTCATGTAATCGATGCCGATAGCCCTGGCTGGCGCGCAAAGCCGCTGCCGCCGGGCTTTCGGAAGTGAAGACTTAACTGCGAGCGAACTGATCCATGCAATTCTCTGAATCGTGGCTGCGTACCCTGGTCGACCCGGACTTGTCGACGGACGCGTTGGCGCATGCCCTGACGATGTCCGGGCTCGAAGTCGAGGAAACCGATCCCGTTGCGCCGCCGTTTACCGGCGTGGTCGTGGCCAAGGTGCTCGAAGTCGCCCGTCACCCGGATGCTGACCGTCTGAACGTCTGTCAGGTCGATGCCGGCACCGGCGAGACGCTGACCATCGTATGTGGTGCACCGAACGTGGCGCCGGGTATCAAGGTGCCGTGCGCTACCGTCGGTGCGGCTTTGCCGCCGTCCGAAGCGGGTGGAGCGCCGTTCCAGATCAAGATCGGCAAGCTGCGTGGCGTGCAAAGCTTCGGCATGCTGTGCTCGGCGCGTGAGCTGAAGCTCTCGGAGGATCATGCCGGACTGATGATCCTGCCGGAAGACGCACCGGTTGGCATGAACATCCGCGAGTATCTCGATCTTGACGACACGATCTTCGTCGTCAAGCTCACCCCGAACAAGGCAGACTGTCTGTCGCTGCTCGGTGTTGCCCGCGAAGTCGCGGCGATTACCGGCGCACCGCTCAAGGATCTCCCGGGGCAGGGCGCACAGGCGTCGACCATCGCCGACACGCTGCCGGTGCGCATCAGCTCGCCGGACGGTTGCGGACGCTTCGGTGGCCGCATCATCCGTAACGTGAACGCTGCGGCACCGTCGCCGCGCTGGATGGTGGAGCGCCTGGAGCGCGCCGGACAGCGCAGAATCTCGGCGCTCGTCGACATCACCAACTATGTGATGCTCGAGCTGGGTCAGCCGCTGCACGTCTACGATCTGAATCGTCTGCAAGGCGGGATCGACGTGCGCTTCGGCCGCGCGGGCGAGACGCTCAAGCTGCTCAACGAGCAGACGGTCACGCTCGACGAGACGACCCTTGCCATCACCGACGCCAGCGGCCCGATCGGCCTCGCCGGCATTATGGGCGGCGATTCGACGAAGGCCGGTCTCGAGACGCAGAACATCTTCCTGGAAGGTGCGTTCTTCTTCCCGCAAGCTATTCAGGGCCGTGCTCGCAAGTACAACTTCACCAGCGACGCATCGCATCGCTTCGAGCGCGGTGTCGACTTCGCTGGCAACGTGCGCGCGCTCGAGCGAGCGACGCAACTGGTCCTCGACATCTGTGGTGGCCAGGCCGGTCCGCTGGAGGACCAGGTCGCGAAGCTTCCAGAGCGTCAGCCGGTGAAGATGCGTGTGGCCCGTGCCGTCAAGATTCTCGGCGTGCCGGTCACCGAGCAGGAAATGAGTGCGATCTTCACGCGTCTTGGTCTGCCGTTCACGCTGGTGGACGGCGTGTTCGAGGTCACGCCGCCGTCTTACCGTTTCGATATCGAGATCGAAGAGGATCTGATCGAAGAGATCGCGCGCATTTACGGTTTCGACCGTATTCCGGCCAATCCGCCGGTGGCCGCGAGCGAAATGCGTCCGACGCAGGAGGGCCGTCGTTCGCAGCATGCCGTGCGTCACGCCGTGGCCGCGCGCGACTATCACGAGACGGTCGGTTTCAGCTTCGTAGACGTGGAATGGGAAGCCGACTTTGCCGGTAACGACAATCCGATAAAGTTGCTGAATCCGATCGCGAGTCACCTCGCCGTGATGCGCTCGACGCTTATCGGCAGCCTGATCGCGACGGCGCGTTACAACCTGAATCGCAAGGCATCGCGCGTTCGTGTGTTCGAAATCGGTCGCACCTATCACCGTGACAACACTGTGGCGTCTGGTGAACTGAGCGTGGGTGGGTATCGTCAGCCGCTGACAGTAGCGGCGCTGGCCTACGGTCCTGTGCTCGAAGAGCAGTGGGGCGCAGCGGCGCGTCAGGTCGACTTCTTCGACGTGAAGGGCGATCTCGAAGCCTTGCTGGCACCGCGCGTAGCGCGTTTTGTGAAGGCTGAGCATCCCGCGTTGCATCCGGGACGCAGTGCTGCAATCGAAGTGGACGGCAAGCGCGTCGGTTTCATCGGCGAGCTGCATCCGCGCTGGCAGCAGAAGTACGACCTGCCGCAGGCACCGGTGCTGTTCGAGATCGAGGCAGAGGCGCTGTTCGGCCGTGACGTCGCGAGCTACGAGGAGATCTCGAAGTTCCCGCCCGTCACGCGTGACCTCGCATTGGTGGTCGATCAGGCACAGCCGGTTCAGGTGCTGCTCGATGCGATGCTGGCTGCGCGTCATGACGATCCGGCATGCAGTGTGGTGCAGTCGGTGCGCCTGTTCGACGAGTTCCGGCCCAAGGCGGGCGCGGCTTCGGGCTCCCTGGGAGCCCAGGACAAAAGCGTGGCGTTTCGTGTTACTCTGCAAGACCCCTCGGGTACGTTGCAGGACGAGACGGTCCAGGGCGCCATTAACGCACTGGTACAACGGGTAGAAGGGTTCGGCGCACGTTTGCGCGCTTAAAACCCAGTAGAAAAATCCGGGTGCGAGTGGGCTATCGCACTGTCATCGCCATCGCGTGGGACGTATGAACGAAATGAATCCTGGTGAATTTGAAGCCATGCTCGCGGCACAACGCATTGCGTTGGGTCGCGGCGAAGTGAACGAGGTCTCGACCGAGGCGCCGACGCTGACCAAGGCCGAACTGGCCGAGTTACTGTTCGAGCATGTCGGCCTGAACAAGCGCGAAGCAAAGGATATGGTCGAGGCGTTCTTCGAATCGATCCGCGATGCGCTCGAATCGGGCGACAGCGTCAAGCTCTCCGGCTTCGGTAACTTCCAGTTGCGCGACAAGCCACAGCGCCCGGGTCGGAATCCGAAGACGGGCGAAGCGATTCCGATTGCCGCGCGCCGTGTCGTGACTTTCCACGCCAGCCAGAAACTCAAGACGATGGTCGAGTCCGGCGTACTGAGCAAGTAATTCCCCCGGCCGCCGCATTCTGTGGCGGCCGTTGGTTTTTCGTCCGCAATTTAACCGTCGTCCCATTCCGCTAACGCCGCGATGGATCACGTTGCCTTGCCGCCGATTCCCGCCAAGCGTTACTTCACCATCGGTGAGGTGAGCGAGCTATGTGGTGTCAAACCGCATGTGCTGCGCTATTGGGAGCAAGAGTTTACGCAACTGCGTCCGGTCAAGCGACGCGGCAACCGGCGTTACTACCAACATCACGAAGTCCTGCTGATCCGGCGTATCCGGGAATTGCTCTATGAGCAGGGCTTCACGATCAATGGGGCACGCAATCGTCTCGAAGCCGACACGCCGCGTGGCGCGCGCGTTTCGGGAGCGGCGGGCGTGCCGGTGGATGCGTCGACCTCCGGCGAACCGGGCGACGCTGCACTCGATGTCGACGATCTGCGTCGCCGTCTCGAATCCGTCATCGATCTGCTGAAGTCCTGAGCGGTCCCCGCACTTCGGATCCCCCGCGTCACCCCCCCCGTCCGACTTCGGGATTCTCCTAATACGGCGTTAGCCGAAACTTCCGTAATCCGAGATATGGCACGCTGCAAGGCGGGGGCGCGCTCGTCTGGCCGGATGAACTCCATACATCCCCGGATTGAGACGACGCGGAACGACTTCCGGGGGCGCCGGGATTGCCTTACACTTGCCGGAAACTATGGCGTCCGATAGCGGCGTCTCAGGATCCTCTTGAAAACCGGGCCAACACCGACCTTTTCGCGCGGGGGCGCGAGGGCTGAAAGGATCTCGACCTATGGCGGAACCGAGCATGACGGGAGCGCGACGCGGGCGTTGGGCGACTTCCTATCGCTCTATCGTCGCAATCCTGATTTTCGGTTTTCTGATCCTTGTCCTTCTATGGACGGCGGTGCTCTGGCGCATCTCCATCGAGCACAAAGCCATCCTGCGCGACACGGCGGCGTCCGCCTCGACCGTCTCGACCGCCCTCGAACAACAAACGCTGCGTGCGATTCGTCAGGTCGACCAGATCACCCGCTTCGTGAAATACGAGTATGAGCGCCATCGCGGCGACTTCGATCTGAAGCAGACGCTGACCGACGGCATTGTCGTCGAACGCTTCATGGTGCTCGTGAGTGTGACGGACGCGAGCGGTAACGTGGTCGCCGCCACGATGCCGGGCGGTGCGGGCGTGAGCATTGCAGATCGCGAGCATTTTCGCGTGCATCTCGACGACGAGAGTGACGGCCTCTACATCAGCCATCCGGTATTCGGGCGTGTGTCCCGCAAGTGGGTACTCCAGTTCAGCCGACGCCTGAATCATTCTGATGGGTCCTTCGCCGGCGTCGTGGTGGTCTCGCAGGAGCCGAGCTACTTTACTTCCGACTTCTACACGAATGCGGTGCTCGGGCAGTACGGTCAGATCGCCGTGATTGCCGACGACGGCGCACTCCTCGCGCGTAGTACCGGGGCGGGCGTTGCCGTCACCGGCACTGGCGAGTTGCCGCCGTTCGCGGCAGAGCAACGGACTTCCGGCGTGCAGCGCGACCCAATCGACGGCGTCGAGCGCGTCGTCGCGTATCGGCATTTGCGTGACTATCCGCTGGCCGTGCAGGTCGGGTTGTCGCTCGACGAGGAGTTGTCCGAATATCGTCACGTGAAACGCGTCTATCTGACCATGGCGACGTTTATCTCCGTGGCGCTTGTCGTCTTCTTCGCGCTCATTGCGTATCTGATGCAGCGTCTGATCGGCCGTGACCAGCAGCTCACACGCCTGATTTCATACGACGCGCTGACCGGCCTGCCGAATCGTTACGCGCTGATGGAGTCGCTGCGTCGGGCATTGTCCGCACCTGATCAGCTGGGCAAGGTCGCACTTTTGCACATCGATCTCGATAACTTCAAGAGCGTGAACGACACGCTCGGTCATTCGCAGGGCGACGCAATCATCCGACAGGTCTCGGAGCGGTTCATTCCGCGCATGCCCGCCGGAGCAATGCTCGCGCGCTTCGCGGGCGACGAGTTCATGGTGCTGCTCGAAGGCGAGGGTGCGCCCGATCAGGCTGAGCCGCTGGGTGAGACGCTGCTGGCCGCGCTCAAGTCGCCCATGGTGGCTGATGGCACGTCGTTCGCGTTGCACGCCAGCATCGGCGTGACGTTCTGGTCGAAGCCCGAAGAGACCGAGTCGGATCTCATCAAGAAAGCGGATCTGGCCATGTATGCCGCGAAAGAGGCGGGCAAGAGTGTCGTGCGGGTCTATTCGCAACAAATGACGCATCAGGCGCACCAGCTTGTCGTGTGGGAGCGTCAGATGGAGCAGGCGCTGGCCAATGGCGAGTTTTTCCTCGCCTATCAGCCGATCATCTCGCTGGGCAGCGATTGCATCTGCGGCATGGAAGCGCTCATTCGCTGGCGTCATCCGGAGCGCGGCATTCTCAGCGCGGGCGAGTTCATCCCGCTGGCAGAGACGACCGGGCAGATCGTGGCCATCGGCGAGTTCGCGCTCACGCAAGCCTGTCGCCAGCTCGTGGCTTGGCGAGGTACGCCGATGGGGTCGCTGCGACTGGCCGTGAATGTCTCGTCCGTGCAGTTTTGGCGAGGCGACATCGGCGAACTCGTTGAGCGTCTAGTGAAAGAGTACGCAATCGAGCCCCATCGCCTGGAACTGGAAATCACCGAATCGGTGATGGTGAAGAACCCGGCGCTTGTAGAAATGAAGATCGAGCAGTTCAAACGTGCGGGTTTGCGCATTGCGTTGGACGATTTCGGCACGGGTTACTCGTCGTTGTCCTATCTGACGCGCTTCCCCGTCGATACGCTCAAGGTCGACCGATCGTTTGTCGAATCGATTCCCGATTCGTCACGGTCG
This window of the Pandoraea sputorum genome carries:
- the rpmI gene encoding 50S ribosomal protein L35 gives rise to the protein MPKMKTKSGAKKRFRVRPGGTVKRGQAFKRHILTKKTTKNKRHLRGAVGVHESDLNSVRAMLPFA
- the rplT gene encoding 50S ribosomal protein L20 gives rise to the protein MPRVKRGVTARARHKKVIAAAKGFRGRRNNVFRIAKQAVMRAGQYAYRDRRNKKRVFRALWIARINAGVRQHGMTYSVFIAGLKKASIELDRKVLSDMAINDKPAFAAIVAQVKAAVAA
- the pheS gene encoding phenylalanine--tRNA ligase subunit alpha; the protein is MDLELIVSEAQRAFAAAPDAAALENEKARFLGKTGQLTELLKGLGKLDPETRKTEGARINAAKQQIEGALQARRQAMADALLDARLSAEAIDVTLPGRGLGAGSLHPVLTTWERVEQIFRSIGFDVADGPEIETDWFNFTALNSPENHPARSMQDTFYVEGNDDAGKPLLLRTHTSPMQVRYARMNKPPIKVIAPGRTYRVDSDATHSPMFHQVEGLWIAEDISFADLKGVYTDFLRKFFERDDIQVRFRPSYFPFTEPSAEIDMQFETGKNAGKWLEISGSGQVHPSVVRNMGLDPERYIGFAFGSGLERLTMLRYGVQDLRLFYENDLRFLRQFM
- the pheT gene encoding phenylalanine--tRNA ligase subunit beta, with the translated sequence MQFSESWLRTLVDPDLSTDALAHALTMSGLEVEETDPVAPPFTGVVVAKVLEVARHPDADRLNVCQVDAGTGETLTIVCGAPNVAPGIKVPCATVGAALPPSEAGGAPFQIKIGKLRGVQSFGMLCSARELKLSEDHAGLMILPEDAPVGMNIREYLDLDDTIFVVKLTPNKADCLSLLGVAREVAAITGAPLKDLPGQGAQASTIADTLPVRISSPDGCGRFGGRIIRNVNAAAPSPRWMVERLERAGQRRISALVDITNYVMLELGQPLHVYDLNRLQGGIDVRFGRAGETLKLLNEQTVTLDETTLAITDASGPIGLAGIMGGDSTKAGLETQNIFLEGAFFFPQAIQGRARKYNFTSDASHRFERGVDFAGNVRALERATQLVLDICGGQAGPLEDQVAKLPERQPVKMRVARAVKILGVPVTEQEMSAIFTRLGLPFTLVDGVFEVTPPSYRFDIEIEEDLIEEIARIYGFDRIPANPPVAASEMRPTQEGRRSQHAVRHAVAARDYHETVGFSFVDVEWEADFAGNDNPIKLLNPIASHLAVMRSTLIGSLIATARYNLNRKASRVRVFEIGRTYHRDNTVASGELSVGGYRQPLTVAALAYGPVLEEQWGAAARQVDFFDVKGDLEALLAPRVARFVKAEHPALHPGRSAAIEVDGKRVGFIGELHPRWQQKYDLPQAPVLFEIEAEALFGRDVASYEEISKFPPVTRDLALVVDQAQPVQVLLDAMLAARHDDPACSVVQSVRLFDEFRPKAGAASGSLGAQDKSVAFRVTLQDPSGTLQDETVQGAINALVQRVEGFGARLRA
- a CDS encoding integration host factor subunit alpha, giving the protein MNEMNPGEFEAMLAAQRIALGRGEVNEVSTEAPTLTKAELAELLFEHVGLNKREAKDMVEAFFESIRDALESGDSVKLSGFGNFQLRDKPQRPGRNPKTGEAIPIAARRVVTFHASQKLKTMVESGVLSK
- a CDS encoding MerR family transcriptional regulator, whose amino-acid sequence is MDHVALPPIPAKRYFTIGEVSELCGVKPHVLRYWEQEFTQLRPVKRRGNRRYYQHHEVLLIRRIRELLYEQGFTINGARNRLEADTPRGARVSGAAGVPVDASTSGEPGDAALDVDDLRRRLESVIDLLKS
- a CDS encoding bifunctional diguanylate cyclase/phosphodiesterase gives rise to the protein MAEPSMTGARRGRWATSYRSIVAILIFGFLILVLLWTAVLWRISIEHKAILRDTAASASTVSTALEQQTLRAIRQVDQITRFVKYEYERHRGDFDLKQTLTDGIVVERFMVLVSVTDASGNVVAATMPGGAGVSIADREHFRVHLDDESDGLYISHPVFGRVSRKWVLQFSRRLNHSDGSFAGVVVVSQEPSYFTSDFYTNAVLGQYGQIAVIADDGALLARSTGAGVAVTGTGELPPFAAEQRTSGVQRDPIDGVERVVAYRHLRDYPLAVQVGLSLDEELSEYRHVKRVYLTMATFISVALVVFFALIAYLMQRLIGRDQQLTRLISYDALTGLPNRYALMESLRRALSAPDQLGKVALLHIDLDNFKSVNDTLGHSQGDAIIRQVSERFIPRMPAGAMLARFAGDEFMVLLEGEGAPDQAEPLGETLLAALKSPMVADGTSFALHASIGVTFWSKPEETESDLIKKADLAMYAAKEAGKSVVRVYSQQMTHQAHQLVVWERQMEQALANGEFFLAYQPIISLGSDCICGMEALIRWRHPERGILSAGEFIPLAETTGQIVAIGEFALTQACRQLVAWRGTPMGSLRLAVNVSSVQFWRGDIGELVERLVKEYAIEPHRLELEITESVMVKNPALVEMKIEQFKRAGLRIALDDFGTGYSSLSYLTRFPVDTLKVDRSFVESIPDSSRSCLMISNIVNIARSLGIDLIVEGVENERQLDWLRHFVPLSAQGYLFSRPVEIEQLDLLIARFGICQ